One Syntrophaceae bacterium DNA window includes the following coding sequences:
- a CDS encoding DUF4384 domain-containing protein, translating into MMRKHLAFLAVLTFVCAMVLVPMAADAQKSPKGAKAIFDSGDGAAVRMSSGGPAPAATEPKPEKYVGISYKIALMKPNGDFSIVPRTRTFKSGERIKLLVRTNRPGYLTIMNIGPTGNTHVLFNEYVEAKQLYEIPKATSLRFAGAPGTEKVMIMLSANPNPIVGGQTTTVASAPPAAPPAAPPVMPPPPPAGDPAGSAPPSMPPPPPGPVADAGSSLPPPPPMAIASSMQGAKDIVLEDQNKTGYAVISPKTGWKPSAKGTKDIILESDARDGSNYGVVPASAIEEGGILTLDLKLTHK; encoded by the coding sequence ATGATGAGAAAGCATCTGGCGTTTCTCGCGGTCCTGACGTTTGTCTGCGCCATGGTCCTCGTCCCCATGGCGGCGGATGCCCAGAAATCCCCCAAGGGGGCCAAGGCGATCTTTGACAGCGGCGACGGCGCAGCCGTCCGGATGTCGTCCGGCGGGCCGGCACCGGCCGCAACGGAGCCGAAGCCCGAGAAGTACGTAGGCATCTCCTACAAGATCGCCCTCATGAAGCCCAACGGCGACTTCTCGATCGTCCCGAGGACGCGGACGTTCAAGTCGGGCGAGCGGATCAAGCTGCTCGTCCGCACGAACCGGCCGGGCTACCTCACCATCATGAACATCGGCCCCACGGGCAACACGCACGTTCTCTTCAACGAGTACGTGGAGGCCAAGCAGCTCTACGAGATCCCCAAGGCCACCTCCCTGCGGTTTGCTGGCGCGCCGGGCACCGAGAAGGTCATGATCATGCTGTCCGCGAACCCGAACCCGATCGTGGGCGGGCAGACGACCACCGTGGCCAGCGCCCCTCCCGCGGCTCCCCCGGCAGCCCCCCCGGTCATGCCTCCTCCGCCTCCCGCGGGTGACCCGGCCGGCTCGGCTCCCCCGAGCATGCCCCCTCCGCCTCCCGGCCCGGTCGCGGATGCCGGCAGCAGCCTGCCCCCGCCCCCGCCGATGGCGATCGCCAGCAGCATGCAGGGCGCCAAGGACATCGTCCTCGAGGACCAGAACAAGACGGGCTACGCCGTGATCTCCCCCAAGACAGGCTGGAAGCCCTCGGCCAAGGGGACGAAGGACATCATCCTCGAGTCCGATGCGCGCGACGGCAGCAACTACGGTGTCGTGCCGGCCTCGGCGATCGAGGAGGGGGGCATCCTCACCCTGGACCTCAAGCTGACGCACAAGTAG
- a CDS encoding tetratricopeptide repeat protein has translation MKRTIIASLALAGLIAVALVGCGQQSSPPPPPPPPQAQAPAPAAPAPAAAPAQPSLEVTQHLKQGMAYVSTAKNANSPAIFNENINNAINEFSNAIKKDPGYATAYSNRAVAYMMQKKYNLALDDLKKAKELKPNDPAVRYNLASCHSLMGNVDLAFVELDAALANGFNDYDSLRKDPDLANMRKHPDWRKTLEKYKVFIN, from the coding sequence ATGAAGAGAACGATCATCGCGTCCCTGGCCCTTGCAGGCCTCATCGCCGTTGCCCTCGTCGGGTGCGGGCAGCAGTCCTCACCGCCGCCCCCGCCTCCGCCCCCCCAGGCGCAGGCCCCCGCCCCGGCAGCTCCGGCTCCCGCGGCGGCACCCGCACAGCCGTCCCTGGAGGTGACGCAGCACCTCAAGCAGGGCATGGCCTACGTGAGCACGGCCAAGAACGCGAACTCGCCGGCCATCTTCAACGAGAACATCAACAACGCGATCAACGAGTTCTCCAACGCCATCAAGAAGGACCCCGGCTACGCCACGGCCTATTCCAACCGGGCCGTCGCCTACATGATGCAGAAGAAGTACAACCTCGCCCTCGACGACCTGAAGAAGGCGAAGGAGCTCAAGCCGAACGACCCGGCCGTCCGGTACAACCTGGCCTCGTGCCATTCCCTGATGGGCAATGTCGATTTGGCCTTCGTCGAGCTCGACGCCGCCCTGGCCAACGGGTTCAACGACTACGACTCCCTCCGGAAGGACCCGGACCTCGCCAACATGCGGAAGCACCCGGACTGGAGGAAGACACTGGAGAAGTACAAGGTGTTCATCAACTAG
- a CDS encoding caspase family protein produces MTTRAAISLIALAVAVALLAPGAATAQSAVTDAHIQQVNQLFAKNGVPNGHVVLDAYGRLELKGEYDDEMQVDRAFSLAQTVVGVKWVSPVTPENIKVKEWEKKLGSLFSRAAVLQPGVRGEGPVGPIRNRYALVVGVGKFKSGITPLQYAVKDATLFYRFLIEQAGFTKNNTYFLADQNATSANVVRYLNGIRNAAQEDDLVVIYMSSHGTPPDKFGGVYIVTYDTEVSPRERVWHTSVAESALKDFVENLKARRLVMILDTCYSNGAYRAIPGFLPPGGKSLGVGDENEGYGVSTAQGKRLFGAKDIVLDEQPKRAGSAEKSIGSQESYGKVLISASSAGEKSWESDQLRNSVFTYYFVDGMRRYDGSVKDAFDYSKPRTLQRVRQEKGADITQTPQAMATNENWNMRVKR; encoded by the coding sequence ATGACAACACGGGCAGCCATTTCCCTGATCGCTCTGGCCGTCGCCGTGGCGTTGCTCGCACCGGGCGCCGCCACGGCACAGTCCGCCGTGACGGACGCCCACATCCAGCAGGTCAACCAGCTCTTTGCGAAGAACGGCGTGCCCAACGGGCACGTCGTTCTCGATGCCTACGGCCGGCTGGAGCTCAAGGGAGAGTACGACGATGAAATGCAGGTGGACCGGGCCTTCTCCCTGGCCCAGACCGTGGTCGGCGTGAAGTGGGTATCGCCCGTCACGCCGGAGAACATCAAAGTCAAGGAGTGGGAAAAGAAGCTCGGCTCGCTGTTCAGCCGTGCCGCTGTCCTGCAGCCCGGCGTGCGGGGAGAGGGCCCCGTGGGGCCGATCCGCAACCGCTACGCGCTGGTCGTCGGCGTCGGGAAGTTCAAGAGCGGCATCACCCCCCTGCAGTACGCGGTGAAGGATGCAACGCTGTTCTACCGGTTCCTCATCGAGCAGGCGGGGTTCACGAAGAACAACACCTATTTCCTGGCGGACCAGAATGCCACATCGGCAAACGTCGTCCGCTACCTCAACGGCATCCGGAACGCCGCGCAGGAGGACGACCTGGTCGTCATCTACATGAGCAGCCACGGCACCCCCCCGGACAAGTTCGGGGGCGTCTACATCGTGACCTACGACACGGAGGTCAGCCCGCGCGAGCGTGTCTGGCACACGTCGGTGGCCGAGAGCGCGCTGAAGGACTTCGTGGAGAATCTGAAGGCCCGGCGCCTCGTGATGATCCTCGACACGTGCTACTCCAACGGGGCCTACCGGGCGATCCCCGGCTTCCTGCCGCCGGGCGGAAAATCTCTCGGCGTGGGCGACGAGAACGAGGGCTACGGCGTCTCGACGGCCCAGGGGAAGAGGCTCTTCGGGGCCAAGGACATCGTGCTCGACGAGCAGCCGAAGAGGGCGGGCTCCGCCGAGAAGAGCATCGGAAGCCAGGAGTCTTACGGCAAGGTTCTCATCAGCGCAAGCAGCGCGGGCGAGAAGTCCTGGGAGTCGGACCAGCTGCGCAACAGCGTCTTCACGTACTACTTCGTCGACGGGATGCGGCGATACGACGGCTCCGTGAAGGACGCCTTCGACTACTCCAAGCCCCGGACCCTGCAGAGGGTCAGGCAGGAGAAGGGGGCCGACATCACCCAGACCCCCCAGGCCATGGCCACCAACGAGAACTGGAACATGCGAGTGAAGCGATAG